The following are encoded in a window of Alosa sapidissima isolate fAloSap1 chromosome 10, fAloSap1.pri, whole genome shotgun sequence genomic DNA:
- the LOC121720780 gene encoding tumor necrosis factor receptor superfamily member 5 isoform X2: MICPNKCPKGQYMPTSSTCECKTCPDGQFTAEENSFPKCRTCEVCNKKDFKQANSTCKADRDTHCVCLEKYYCTDFNPEISCTHCVARLQCDPGEGAVNYGAPGNTICKPCPEGFFSNVKSYKPCFPHTNCTAVGREVKVAGTTNLDAVCGNHLCAYPAHYWMLPTGLWLGLIVSVIIAIIAAYVYWKVMRQSRRPDSASEDLIVRFSPVRAPDILPPPNELYKNKCNEAQPLNHCAVETSSISCDCTVECDGPASPMMTSPTSPMRLTPLAATCEAAGDSIVSNVCQSEPQEDEWTGA, encoded by the exons ATGATTTGCCCTAACAAATGCCCTAAAG GTCAATACATGCCAACATCATCTACCTGTGAGTGTAAAACCTGTCCTGATGGTCAGTTCACCGCAGAAGAAAACAGCTTTCCTAAATGCAGAACATGTGAAGTCTGCAACAAAA AGGACTTCAAGCAGGCAAACAGTACGTGTAAGGCAGACAGAGATACGCACTGTGTGTGCCTGGAGAAATACTACTGCACAGACTTTAATCCAGAAATCAGCTGCACACACTGCGTAGCGCGTCTTCAATGTGACCCTGGGGAGGGTGCAGTCAACTATG GAGCTCCAGGAAACACCATCTGCAAACCTTGTCCCGAGGGATTCTTTAGCAATGTCAAAAGCTATAAACCCTGTTTTCCGCACACCAA CTGTACTGCAGTAGGGCGGGAAGTCAAGGTGGCTGGTACCACAAATTTAGACGCAGTGTGTGGCAATCACCTGTGTGCCTACCCTG CCCACTACTGGATGCTACCCACGGGCTTGTGGTTGGGGCTAATCGTTTCTGTCATCATCGCCATCATCGCAGCCTACGTTTACTGGAAGGTGATGCGCCAATCAAGACGCCCGG ATAGTGCTTCAGAGGACCTCATCGTGAGGTTTTCTCCTGTGCGGGCCCCTGACATATTGCCGCCACCCAACGAACTTTACAAGAATAAATGCAACGAGGCTCAACCACTCAACCACTGTGCGG TGGAGACCAGCTCAATCTCCTGTGACTGCACCGTGGAATGTGATGGCCCTGCATCGCCCATGATGACATCACCAACCTCCCCAATGAGACTCACCCCATTGGCTGCCACCTGCGAAGCAGCAGGGGACAGCATTGTTTCCAACGTCTGTCAATCAGAGCCGCAGGAAGATGAGTGGACTGGAGCCTAA
- the LOC121720780 gene encoding tumor necrosis factor receptor superfamily member 5 isoform X1, with translation MNCHIFFVFPTGQYMPTSSTCECKTCPDGQFTAEENSFPKCRTCEVCNKKDFKQANSTCKADRDTHCVCLEKYYCTDFNPEISCTHCVARLQCDPGEGAVNYGAPGNTICKPCPEGFFSNVKSYKPCFPHTNCTAVGREVKVAGTTNLDAVCGNHLCAYPAHYWMLPTGLWLGLIVSVIIAIIAAYVYWKVMRQSRRPDSASEDLIVRFSPVRAPDILPPPNELYKNKCNEAQPLNHCAVETSSISCDCTVECDGPASPMMTSPTSPMRLTPLAATCEAAGDSIVSNVCQSEPQEDEWTGA, from the exons ATGAACTGTCACATCTTTTTTGTATTCCCAA CAGGTCAATACATGCCAACATCATCTACCTGTGAGTGTAAAACCTGTCCTGATGGTCAGTTCACCGCAGAAGAAAACAGCTTTCCTAAATGCAGAACATGTGAAGTCTGCAACAAAA AGGACTTCAAGCAGGCAAACAGTACGTGTAAGGCAGACAGAGATACGCACTGTGTGTGCCTGGAGAAATACTACTGCACAGACTTTAATCCAGAAATCAGCTGCACACACTGCGTAGCGCGTCTTCAATGTGACCCTGGGGAGGGTGCAGTCAACTATG GAGCTCCAGGAAACACCATCTGCAAACCTTGTCCCGAGGGATTCTTTAGCAATGTCAAAAGCTATAAACCCTGTTTTCCGCACACCAA CTGTACTGCAGTAGGGCGGGAAGTCAAGGTGGCTGGTACCACAAATTTAGACGCAGTGTGTGGCAATCACCTGTGTGCCTACCCTG CCCACTACTGGATGCTACCCACGGGCTTGTGGTTGGGGCTAATCGTTTCTGTCATCATCGCCATCATCGCAGCCTACGTTTACTGGAAGGTGATGCGCCAATCAAGACGCCCGG ATAGTGCTTCAGAGGACCTCATCGTGAGGTTTTCTCCTGTGCGGGCCCCTGACATATTGCCGCCACCCAACGAACTTTACAAGAATAAATGCAACGAGGCTCAACCACTCAACCACTGTGCGG TGGAGACCAGCTCAATCTCCTGTGACTGCACCGTGGAATGTGATGGCCCTGCATCGCCCATGATGACATCACCAACCTCCCCAATGAGACTCACCCCATTGGCTGCCACCTGCGAAGCAGCAGGGGACAGCATTGTTTCCAACGTCTGTCAATCAGAGCCGCAGGAAGATGAGTGGACTGGAGCCTAA